The following are encoded together in the Balaenoptera acutorostrata chromosome 9, mBalAcu1.1, whole genome shotgun sequence genome:
- the MMP1 gene encoding interstitial collagenase, with translation MPRLPLLLLLLLWGMGSHSFPAATTETQEQDVETVQKYLENYYNLKSDGKQVERQRNSDPVVEKLKQMQKFFGLKVTGKPDAETLNVMKQPRCGVPDMVQFVLTQGNPRWEDTHLTYRIENYTPDLSRADADHAIEKAFQLWSSVSPLTFTKVSEGQADIMISFVRGDHRDNSPFDGPGGNLAHAFQPGPGIGGDVHFDEDERWTNNFRDYNLYRVAAHELGHSLGLAHSTDIGALMYPNYIFSGDVQLSQDDISGIQAIYGPSQNPTQPIGPQTPQVCDSKLTFDAVTTIRGEVMFFKDRFYMRTNPFYPEAELNFISLFWPHLPNGLQAAYEVADRDEVRFFKGDKFWAVKGQDVLYGYPKYIYRSFGFPRTVKNIDAAVSEEDTGKTYFFVANKCWRYDEYKQSMDAGYPKMIAEDFPGIGNNVDAVFQKDGFFYFFHGTRQYKFDTKTKRILTLQKANSWFNCREN, from the exons ATGCCCAGACtgcctctgctgctgctgctacttctCTGGGGCATGGGGTCTCACAGCTTCCCAGCAGCGACTACAGAAACACAAGAGCAAGATGTGGAGACAGTGCAG AAATACCTGGAAAACTACTACAACCTGAAAAGTGATGGGAAGCaagttgaaagacagagaaacagtGACCCAGTAGTTGAAAAACTAAAGCAAATGCAAAAATTCTTTGGGCTGAAGGTGACTGGGAAACCAGATGCTGAAACCCTGAATGTGATGAAGCAGCCCAGATGTGGGGTGCCTGACATGGTTCAGTTTGTTCTCACTCAGGGGAACCCACGGTGGGAGGACACACACCTGACCTACAG gATTGAAAACTACACACCAGATCTGTCAAGAGCAGATGCGGACCATGCCATTGAGAAAGCCTTTCAACTCTGGAGCAGTGTCTCACCCTTGACCTTCACCAAGGTCTCTGAGGGTCAAGCAGACATAATGATATCCTTTGTCAGGGGAG ATCATCGTGACAATTCTCCCTTTGATGGACCGGGTGGAAACCTCGCCCATGCTTTTCAACCAGGCCCAGGTATCGGAGGGGATGTCCATTTTGATGAAGATGAAAGGTGGACCAACAATTTTAGAG ATTATAACTTGTATCGTGTGGCAGCTCATGAATTGGGCCATTCCCTTGGACTTGCTCATTCTACTGACATTGGGGCTTTGATGTACCCCAACTACATCTTCAGTGGTGATGTTCAGCTGTCTCAGGATGACATCAGTGGGATCCAGGCCATCTATG GACCGTCCCAAAATCCCACTCAGCCAATTGGCCCGCAAACCCCACAAGTGTGTGATAGTAAGCTAACTTTTGATGCTGTAACTACAATTCGGGGAGAAGTGATGTTCTTTAAAGACAG GTTCTACATGCGCACAAATCCCTTCTACCCAGAAGCTgagctcaatttcatttctcttttctggcCCCATCTGCCAAATGGACTTCAGGCTGCTTATGAGGTTGCCGATAGAGATGAAGTTCGGTTTTTCAAAG GTGATAAGTTCTGGGCTGTTAAGGGGCAAGATGTGTTATACGGATACCCCAAGTACATCTACAGATCCTTTGGTTTCCCTAGGACTGTGAAGAACATCGATGCTGCTGTTTCTGAGGAAGATACTGGGAAAACGTACTTCTTTGTTGCTAACAAATGCTGGAG GTATGATGAATATAAACAATCCATGGATGCAGGTTATCCCAAAATGATAGCAGAAGATTTTCCTGGAATTGGCAACAATGTTGATGCTGTTTTCCAGAAAGACG gatttttctatttcttccatggAACAAGGCAATACAAATTTGATaccaaaactaagagaattttgACTCTACAAAAAGCTAATAGCTGGTTCAACTGCAGAGAAAATTGA